The genomic segment TAAAATTGAGCGGTATCCCCACCTAGCTAATAGCCTACTCACTTGGGGATGTAACAAACACAACAAGGCATGCAATTTTACACTGGCCGCATGTTTCCTAGTTGCATGGACTACTACATCTGTGTATTTATGCAGCGCACAGCTGCCTGTGGAACAAGAAGTCTAAAAACCACAACAATCGGCTGCTCCGATTGAAACTTCTGAAGATTCTCAGGAGACGGTTGTCCGACCAGACTTCGTCTTTCTCAAGTGAGTCTCTTGACATTGGCATTTTATCAATTTTGGTTAGTCCAAAAATAACTTTTATAATTACAGCATTTCACTTGACttaattctttattttttatttttattttattttttacctttTTACAGATTTTGTATATCATTATTTGCATGATCCTGATTTCAAATATTACGCAAATAATCGTGATTAATGGTGTTTTCATAATTGAGCATTCCTACTACAGGTGTATCATGAAATATCTTAggacactggtgtcaaactcaaggcccggcggccagatacggcccgccacatcattttatgtggcccgcgaagacaaattgtgtatcaaattcgtgtgtaattactagaattgcaaattgtcttcacttttaataatatcattttttttaaatatttgaccagtttttacttgtctgatttgaaaacgagttatttgtcagtttgttttttagcttttactgtatattatatgaggtgctcatacatttatttgggttgacagtcataatggccctccaaaagaagctatgactacaatgcggcccgtgaaaaaaacaagtttgacacctctgtctTAGGAGACCATTCTAAAAAGTTTTGGTCTTTCAAAAGTAGGAAGCAGACTTTAGTGGCAAAGCTTTCTGGTATTTTCAAGTGTAAACAACAATTTGAATTGTAAAGAATTTTTACAACTTGTTTTACTTCTGCCTTGCAGTTGAAGATATAAAATGCAAGTTCAAGAATCTTCGGACAGTTTTTAACCGTGAATACAAAGTGGTCCAAGTGAGCGAGACATCTGATAAGCATTACCACTCCAAATGGAAGCATTACCAGCGGCTGCTCTTCCTCTGCGAGTGGTACAAAGATGAAGAGAGCCAAGACAATTTGCAGGAAGTGACACCACAGGAAGCAAAAGTGCTGGAGTGTGGAAACCAGTTAGCATTGTCCACCACGGGCAACTCCTCATGCGCCACCCAAACTAACAATGACAGCAACACTTTCACTTCCTTTGCCATTAAACAGACGAATGCCTACACCAATACCACTGCCAACCTCCAAATGGTTGCTGCTGCTCCAGATTACCTTGAACCACAGAACCAAAAACCTGTTTCCACATGCCCTAATTCACGATCCAGTTCACCATTGGATAGCAAACCTAGTACAAAACATCTCCCCAGAAGGGTTTCGCAATTCAGTCCAGTTAAACTAGAATGTGGGCCGGGTTCTAATTCCCGCTGCCAGTGGAATGAAAGTAAAGTTCATCAGCTCATCTCATTTTACTCCGGTATGTAAATCACATTCATTTATGGCATACATTGATGTTTGCGTCTTGAACTTTTACTTTTGTAGTAAATCATCATGCAGTTTTATTTTGgggcaattgtttttttttttcttgacgttatacacacattaaaaacacaaaacgCATATTTTTGATTATGATCAGTCGTAATCTGTGAATAATTTACAATTTCGTAAATGAGTTGCGACTGAGGCAAAAGTAAGAAATCGAGTGTTCAAACTCACACATTGTGTTTGAAATTGTAGTTTATGGTGGTTTGTACAGGGCTGAGTGGTGTTTTGAAtattatacatttatataatataatatattactAATCTAGCAATTTAAATAGACCAAACCAATTTCACAGTGATGCAGAACAacaaatataaagtgcatttagTGTAAGTATTGTTTAAATAACGTTTCTTGAGTGTGTCAATCAAAACAGAATGGCAGATATATTTATTTTCTCAACATCATAGTGTGTGCAAGTATCCCTAACATTGAGACAAATTAATGTTATTTGGGTTAATTTATTAATAGTGTAGGTTTACCAGCTGACATTAATGTATGAGAAGAGTATGTGTTATGATTTTAAAAATTATAAATGGacatttgtttgaaaaacaaaaaaatccaaatcaatTCTGAAgctgttgtttgttttgccCTCATTTCCAGAGCATGACTGTTTGTGGAACTATAAGTCAGTGAGGTACAAGAACAAGTTAATGAGACAGAGTCTGTTGGAGACATTAAGCGTCTTACTCTCCTCCAATGAACAGCTCCCCTTTACAGGTAACATCACATGAAGAAACATGAACCACTGTTATCACTATGCCACTGATGTTACGTTTCCTGTCATGTGGTCATTGCTgtgattttcttctcttttaaagatttttaaaaatcactAATTTGGTAAATTTAGTTTGGTACTAAAGAACTTGtgtttgaagattttttttgttttaaacatgttgtttgtacccAAAATAATAAACGATCATTTGAATAACTGAGATTCTAATCATTACCAAAATCATTTTATTAATGTCTTTTTCATTATCGAGCAGCGCGACCTTATGTTATTTTCAATGGGCAGCTTTGGGCTTGTCTAATGTGATTTGTTATTTCTTTCCCTAGTGGAAGACATCAAGACAAAGTTTAGAAACCTGCGAACCATCTTCCAACGTGAACATAAGGCAGTGAACTCTAACAAAATCTGTGGTTCTGAAGACTTTTATGTACCCAAGTGGAAACACTACAGAGAACTCATGTTCCTCTGTGACTCTTGTGACGAGGAGCAGCAACAGCCTGAAGACGTTCCCTTTGAACAACCAGTGGACATCAGCCTCCATCCTCCAGACAACCAAGCCCCTCTCACTTCCTCATCCCAACAGTGCCACGACTCACTTGAAACTACCAATCATACAGCTAGCAAAATAAAGACACTTAAATCTCCACCTTCACCTCCTCCACTGGACCCCCAACACTCAATGTCCTCGTCCTCATCCTCATTATCCTCATCTCAGCCCGACTGCAGCGTCTTGGGGCACAAACGTGTGAACCAACAGCAGCCACCTGCCGCCATTGAGGTGCTGGACTTCATGAAGAAATTCTACCAAAGTCAGATAAATTCACCACATGCTGGTTTCCTGAAGTATGTGGAGGAGTGTCTTATTGAGGCACCGCCGGACAAAGTGAAGCGAATGAAGATGAAGATTATTGAGACAATCCACAACATGTCGGAGGATGTTTAAGCTGGCCCAAGAAAGATTTGAAACTCAATCCCGGCGCCTGGTCCTGTGTAAGAATTGTGTTGCCCTCATAATTTCCACTCAAGCAGGAGAAGAGCAGCTCATGTGCAATGTGCATGATAGCTTCTTGAACGTAATTGAAAAGATGTTAAAAGCCCCTTAGCATGAACACAGTTTTTAACGTTTTATCACACAACTGGGCAAGTAGCCACTAGGTAGCGCAAATTCCCCACAAACTATGTATGTGTTACTACCGTATAGATGTGTCAAAATTAATTGATCAAATTAATCGCCTCCTATTTTAATAATCGAGGAGAGTCATCCCTCGCTATAACACAATTCACCTTTCACGGCCTCGCTGcatcacggatttttttttttacggtgcATTCATTGTGTTATGGCTTCAGATGAAAAAAACACTACAGAGCGGAGTCAAGCCGCAGAGGCAAACTATATAGTACGTACtttttattgatgatcaaaatgattattttacaGTAGTTATCTGGAAGAAAGTGTTTACTTTGTTAAACAAATGCTTGGGCCTGAAAACAAGTTTTGTCCTTTGGTTTCAATGTTATACCTGTATAataatggtaaaaaaataaaggtttcTACTTCACAGATTTCACTTATGACGGGTTCTTTTCGGAACGTAACCTCAGcgaaaaacgagggattactgtaatcgtTTAGAAAAAATTTTTAACTGAAGATTGTCCAAATCTTCTGACTTCAGGCTCCCAGAAATAATATTTGAATTCTCTCGTTCGTCATAAAAGCAGGGTGATTAATCTTTTGTGTTTAATTAGGATAAGACGTTTGCAAACATACGTATGCTTTCACTTGGGAAAACAATGGCCATCAGTCCGTATTGTGTGAGATCGCTTCACTGTTGTTTAGTTGTTTTTAATCACTAAATAATACTAAATAAGAAGACATAATTGATTAATAAAGAGTAATCTGTGTTTAATACACTAACGCAACTATAAGTGTCAGATTAATCAATGGAGTAatcaattctaaaaatattcagtAGTTAGAGGCCTACTACCGTATATTTGCAGCCAATATTTCCCTTTTACAGATGggaatgtcatttttttcatatCTAGAGTGTATCTGTGTAAAGAATCCTATGGCAGaaataggcttttttttttattgataaatTTTCAGCAATTAATGTTTAATTTGTGAAACAGGTCCGGGTGGCAATGCATGTTTGTAATTTGCTCATGATGAAGACATTTTTGCATTTGCACATGTTTATTAATAACCTTAGTGCCTTATTATAATTACAGTAACTACATTTCATTAGATGGTCTCACTTAGTGACTGTCAGGGCAGCTTCATCAAATATACTGTGCTTGTATAAGCATAATGAAGAATGGACATCGagtgtgtttttaaatgtttattcTTGCCTGGTGTCTTTGGAAAACTGATATTTGTGGCCAGAGAtattttacttatttttttgcttgtcaTCCATTCT from the Syngnathus scovelli strain Florida chromosome 13, RoL_Ssco_1.2, whole genome shotgun sequence genome contains:
- the LOC125979204 gene encoding uncharacterized protein, which encodes MDDSPISFTPERYWTEEKERTLISFFSKNSCLWNHKLESYKNRQLRWKMLEHLRILLSAQPPPAPFTVEDIKSKFKNLRTTFQRQYKAVKASELYSPDVFVPQWKHYQQLMFLQAAGLEACNDAPLQSSLIVSQESPHVLTNPGLIISILPPETSTTTTSSSSYILSNMVAKSLWTEEKERELIDFYAAHSCLWNKKSKNHNNRLLRLKLLKILRRRLSDQTSSFSIEDIKCKFKNLRTVFNREYKVVQVSETSDKHYHSKWKHYQRLLFLCEWYKDEESQDNLQEVTPQEAKVLECGNQLALSTTGNSSCATQTNNDSNTFTSFAIKQTNAYTNTTANLQMVAAAPDYLEPQNQKPVSTCPNSRSSSPLDSKPSTKHLPRRVSQFSPVKLECGPGSNSRCQWNESKVHQLISFYSEHDCLWNYKSVRYKNKLMRQSLLETLSVLLSSNEQLPFTVEDIKTKFRNLRTIFQREHKAVNSNKICGSEDFYVPKWKHYRELMFLCDSCDEEQQQPEDVPFEQPVDISLHPPDNQAPLTSSSQQCHDSLETTNHTASKIKTLKSPPSPPPLDPQHSMSSSSSSLSSSQPDCSVLGHKRVNQQQPPAAIEVLDFMKKFYQSQINSPHAGFLKYVEECLIEAPPDKVKRMKMKIIETIHNMSEDV